The sequence TGGTTCAAGAACCGCAGGGCCGTCGCGCCCCGGGAGCGGCTGCTGATCTGGGGGTTCGGGCTCGGCTTTGCCCGCGAAGTGCTGATGCTGGTGGGCAATCTCCTGCACATGGGCGAAGTCGACCACCAGAGCGTGCACCTGTTTTTCCCGCCCCTCAAACATGCCTTCTCCCTGGCTGCCGAGACCGTGGTCGCGGTGGCCTTCGTGCAGTACCTGCTGAACGCGGCCGCTCTCGGGCGGCGTCTCCTTCTGGGCGGACTCGCCCTGGTGGGCGCATGTTTCGCCACCACCTTCCTGTGGTGGGGACGTGTCGCAGTCGCCCTTCCCGATCTCCGGTTTGCCAAGACCTGGTGCGACTGGTCCTTTCACCTGGTCGGCTGTGCGGTGCTGATGGTGGCCTTTTTCTATCTGGTCCGAAGCAGGGGGTGGGTCCGCAACATGGTGTTGCTGGCCCTCGGCTTTTTTTTCCTGGAGGATTTCCTTAAAATCTTCGACCTCGCCACGGGCATGGTCAGCCACAGCACCCTGATGCCGGTTCGTAACAGTCTGCACCTGCTGGCCATTCCCCTGCTGGGGTATGTCTACGTCAAGGAAATGGTCCTGGAGCGGGAACTGCTCTCCACGACGGTGGAGCAGGCGGTGGAAGGCATCATCATCATCGGCCCCGAGCGCAAGATCGAGTACGCCAATGCAGCCGTGGAACGGCTGACCGGCTTCAGCCGGGAAGAGATCGTCGGCCAGGGGGTCGGTTTTCTGCGCAGCGGAAAGCAAAATGAAATCTCCTGCGAGGATATCTGGGACACCCTGAGGCGCGGCGAGCCCTGGAGGGGCCGGGTGATCAACCGCAGGAAGGATGGTGGGAGCTTCGAGGGGGAGAGGACGATTTTCCCCGTGCGCAACCCGAAGGGGGAGATCGTCAACTATGTCGCCCTGATCCGCGACATGAGCAACGAGATGCGCATGGAGCGCCAGCTGGGCCGGGCGCAGCGGCTCGAGGCCATCGGCACCCTGGCGGGGGGCATTGCCCACGATTTCAACAACATCCTCTCCCCGATCATGGGCTACACTGAACTCACCCTCGAAAGCCTTCCCCCCGACAGCCCGGCCCGGGAACATCTGAACCAGGTTCTGGCCGCGACGGGCCGGGCGCGGGATCTGGTCAAGCAGATCCTGGCCAGCAGCCGCTCCAGCAGCCAGCCCCGGCAGCCGGTCCAGATCGCTCCCATCGTGAAGGAAACCCTCAAGCTGCTGCGGGCCTCCCTGCCGACGACCATCGATATCGAGCAGCGGCTGGAGGCGGGGCGGGACGTGGTCCTGGCCGATCCCACCCAGATCCACCAGGTTATGCTCAACCTGGCCACCAACGGCGCCCAGGCGATGGGAACGAGGGAGGGGACCCTTCGGGTCGGCCTGAGCGAAGAGCGGGTCGCCGCCGGTGCCGCCCGGCATCACGATCTCGAGGAAGGGGCCTACCTGAGGCTCACCGTCTCCGACACCGGCTGCGGAATGACCGCCGAGGTGGAGGAGCGCATTTTCGAACCGTTCTTCACGACCAAGGACGTGGACCAGGGGACCGGGCTCGGGCTGACCGTGGTCCAGGGGATCGTGAAGAGCCACGGGGGGGCCATTCTGATCGACAGCGAGCCGGGCAGGGGAACGACCTTCGAGGTCTATTTCCCGCAGCTCTTCGGGGAGGCGGTGGCCGCGGCCGAAGAGAAGGCATCGGCCTTCGCCGGGGGGGAGCACATCCTCTTCGTCGATGACGAGCGGAGCATCGCCGATCTCGGCAACCAGGGGTTGAAACGGCTCGGATACCGGGTGAGCGCAACCACCAGCGGACCCGAGGCCCTGGAGCTGTTCCGCGAGCGACCCGACGACTTCGACCTGGTGATCACAGACCAGACCATGCCCCAGATGACCGGGACCGTCCTGGCCGGGCACCTGGTTGGGATCCGGCCGGACATCCCGATCATCCTCTGCACCGGCTACAGCCCGGGACTGACCCCGGAGGCGGTCGCCGCCCTGGGCATCCGGGAAATGGTGAACAAACCCCTCACGGCCCGCGAGTACGGCGAGGCCATCCGCCGGGTCCTGGTCGGGGCGTCGGCCTGAGCGGTTTTCTTTGCCGGAAAGCTGTGGCATGATGGCCCCCGTGTCCCCGCGGGGGCCTTCTTGCCATTGGGAGCAATGCCATGACTGATCACCGGGAAGCCGTCAGCCCCCATATCGTCCTGCTGCCCCGCGCCGAACTGGCGCGCATGATCCGCCTGGTGCGGGCCCTGGACCGGCTCAGCCGCCTGCCTGCCTACCGGGACAGGGTGATTCCCGAGGTGCCGGAAACCGCCCGTTTCGACCCGGGACACGACTCGGTGATGATGGGGTACGACTTTCATCTCACCGGGGAAGGCGCCAAGTTGATCGAAGTCAACACCAACGCCGGCGGAGCGCTCCTGTCCTACCTGGCCCACTTTCCCGGCACTCCCCTTCTGGCGAGCGGCTTGCCGCACCGGCTCAAGGCCCAGCTGCTGCGCTCTTTCGCCGACGAGATGGGCGGTTTTGCAGGCGCTCGGCCCGCGCGGCCCCAGTGCATTGCCATTGTCGACGAGAACCCCCGGGAGCAGTTCCTCTACTCCGAGATGCTCGCCTTCGCCGACCTCTTCGCCGATTGGGGCGCGGCGGCCGTCGTGGCCGACCCGGCGGAGCTTGAGGCCGGGCCCGGCGGGGTCTCCCTGGGGGGGCAGCGGGCCGACCTGGTCTACAACCGGCATTGCGACTTTTACCTGGAGAGCGACGCCATGGCCGGCCTCCGCGCCGCCTACCTGGGCCGGGCGGTCTGCCTTACCCCCAACCCCTTCACCTACGGCCTTCTCGCCGACAAGCGGCGCATGATCCTGTGGTCCTCCCCCGAAGAGCTGCGTACTCTCGGCCTGCGCCAGCGGGACGCCGAACTCTTCGCGTCCCTCGTCCCCCGCAGCCGCCTCCTCTCCGCCCTCGACCCCGAGGAGGTCTGGCAGGAGCGCAAGGCCCTCGTCTTCAAGCCGGTCTCGCGCTTCGGCAGCCGCGGCGTGCTGCTCGGGCGCAAGATCTCCCGCAGCCGCTTCAACACCCTGGTGCCCGAGGAGACCCTGGTGCAGGCCCTGGCCGAGCCCTCCCTCACGGAGCAGGGGCCGGAGGGACCGATGAAGACCGATTTCCGGCTCTATGCTTACCGCAACCGCATCCTCGGGGTGGCGGCGCGGCTTTACCGGGGGCAGGTCACCAATATGCGCACCCCGGGAGGCGGGTTCGCGCCGGTTCGGGTTGTGTGATCCGCCCTTTCCCATCCCCTTCTTCGCAAAATCTCCCACCTCGAACGCTTTTCTGTTGACGACATCGTTGATAGTTAATCGAATCCAATTCGAAAATTTTAGTTTATTTGGCCGGTTTTTTTTCGATGTGATGGATTGGTCTATGGGGCTGGAGGGCTTAAGCCGCTTCCGCCGGAGTTTCTGCCGGTGGAGCGGCTTTAGCTTTCTTGGGATTGGTAGGCCTTTTCAAGCGGATCGTTTCTGAGAGGAGCAGGATCATGCGCAAAGGGTTGCTGCTGGTGTTGGTTTTGATGGTGGTTTTCGGGATGCCCGGAGCGTGTCTGGCGCTGGGGGGGAAGGTGAGCTACCCGGACGGCAGCCCGGCGGTCGGGGCGACTGTCACCCTCTCGAGCGGGGAGGAAGAGCGGTCGGTGACGGTGACCTGTGATGCCCAGGGGCGCTTCGACATCGGCGCCGCGGCCCCGGCGGACGCTTACGTCAGGATCAGCGCGCCGGACGGCAAGGACTATGTCGGCGCCAGCCTGCCCGCGGCCCTGTTCGAAGGGAACGGACTGGCGGTGGTTCTTCAGCCGCGCAAGTAGAAATTTTCCTGCCATGAAATCATTTGGGGGTACCGCATGGCTGCCACGAAAAAGCTCGCCCTTGTTGTCTCGTTATTTATCTGCGCCCTTTCCCTCACCGCCTCCGGCGCCGTGGCCTACACCCTGCGCGGGACCATCTACGGGGGCAGCAACCCCGCCGCTGGTGCGACGGTCACCCTGGCTGATGCCGGTACCATGACCCAGGTCGACTCGACCACGACCGATGTCAATGGCTTTTATAGCTTCCCGGTCAATGACGGCAATTACAAGCTCACGGTCAATGCCAGTGGGTTTGATGAGTCGGTGGTGAATGGGATTGTCGTGAGCGGCGCGGATGTGCTTCAGAATGTGGTGCTTTTGCACCAAGCCTGCCTCCTGAGCGGGGTAGTGAAGACGTCTGGTGGGACACCTTTGGACAATGTACGGGTTGATCTCTATGGTCAGGGCAGCAATACCCAGATTGGTGATTATTACTTTACGGACACTAATGGGGAGTATAGTTTCAGCGTAGCACCAGGTACCTATAAGATAAATCTCTTTGGTTATGAGAGCACAACGACCCAAACTCCGGATTTCTTGTCGATCAGACCCGTCGTTTCGAACGTGACTGTTGCCAATCACACGACGCAAGATGTCATCGTTCCATTTGTGACGATAAGTGGAAAGACCACGGATAGTAATGGGGCAGCTGTCGGTGGTGTAGAGTTGCGAATTTTAGAGAATTGGTCATCGGGCGAAGTATATAACTATATTAGGTATGATAACGGCAGGGCTGTTTCTGACGCATCAGGCAATTATAGTTTGGCCCTCCCTCCATATACATACGACATCACGGTGTTGCCACCTAGAGATAGCGGATTGGCACAAACAATTTACAACGGTGTGGAAATAAACGGCGACATGGTTCGCAATTTTTCGGCCGATGCCGCCTGCCTCCTGAGCGGGGTAGTGAAGACGTCTGGTGGGACACCGTTGGACAACGTACGGGTGGATCTCTATGATCAAGGCAGCAATACTCAGATTGGTGATTATTACTTTACGGACGCTAGTGGGGGGTATAGTTTCAGCGTAGCACCAGGTACCTATAAGATAAATCTCTTTGGTTATGAGAGCACAACGACCCAAACTCCAGATTTCTGGTCGATCAGACCCATTGTTTCGAACGTGACTGTTGCCAATCACACGACGCAAGATGTCATCGTGCCATTTGTGACGATAAATGGAAAGACAACGGATAGTAATGGGGTAGCGGTCGGTGGTGTAGAGTTGCGAATTTTAGAGAATTGGTCATCTGGCGAAGTATATAACTATATTAGGTATGATAACGGCAGGGCTGTTTCTGATGCATCAGGCAATTATAGTTTGGCGCTTCCCCCCTATATATACGATGAAACAATACTCCCCCCCTCAGGGAGTGGATTTGGTCAGACTCAGGTCAGGGGCCTGAATGTGTCAGAGAATATTTTGCAGAATATAATCCTCTCCATGACCGACACCCAAGTGCCGATCATTTTTTCCGGCCCAACGGTTTCGGCCATTACTGACAAGTCGGTAGTTGTCGAATGGCAAACCGATGAGACGGCAACCGGCGGAGTCAAGTACGGCCTTGCCGACCCGCCGGGGACGGCAGTCAACGAAACCGGCTCGTCCACAACCCACTCCCTGGTGTTAAACGGTCTGACCCCAGACAGAACCTACTACCTCAGCGTCTTCGCCACCGACGCCGCCGGCAACGGCCCGACCGAAAGCGGGGTCATCTCCTTCCGGACCGAACCGACGCCGGACACGACCGCACCGGTCATCCTGGAGGGCCCGACGGTGACCTCCATCACCCACAACTCCGCCGTTGTGGAATGGACCACCGACGAGCCCACGAGCGGGGTGCTCCATTACGGGACGACGACTGAGGTGGATCAAACCGTAACTGATCCGACCCTGTCCACCAGCCACCGGGTGACCGTAGCGGACCTCGCACCGGAAACCCTCCACTACCTCAAGATCGCCGCCACCGACGAGCCCGGCAACGGCCCGACCGAGAGCGCCCTGGTCTCCTTCGAGACCGTCGCCGAGCCCGACACGGCGGCGCCGGTGATCGTCGAGGGGCCTATGGCGATCAACATCTCCGACACCGAGGCGACGATCGTCTGGACGACCGACGAGCCGGCGACCAGCGGCGTCTCCTACAACGACGGCATCGCCTACGGGGTGGCCAGCGACGATACCCTGGTGACCGAGCACGTGGTCCACCTGACCGGCCTTGACCCGACCACCCTCTACACCTTCACCGTCTCCTCGAAGGACGGCTTCAACAACGGGCCGACCCTGAGCGCCCCCCGGACCTTCACTACCCTGGCCACCCCCGACACCCTGGCGCCGGTGATCATCGAGGGGCCGCTGGTGGTCAACACCACCCACCAGTCGGCGGTGATCCGCTGGGTGACCGACGAGCAGGCCGACGGGGTCATCGAGTACGGCACCACGGACGCCCTCGGCGCGACCCTCGGCCGCACGGCCCTGGTCCGGCAGCACAACATCCCCATCGTCAATCTGCCGGCCGACACCCTCTTCTACTTCCGGGTCCTCTCCCGGGACGCGGCGGGCAACGGCCCGGCGGCGAGCACGATCTATACCTTCCGCACCGAGCGGGAGCCCGACACCAAAAAGCAGCAGGTCACCCGGGGGCCGGAGATCATCCACAAGACCGACAGGAGCCTCACCGTCTTCTGGGAGACCGACGAGCCGGCCGACACGGTGGTCAACTACGGCCAGGGCTCCGACACCAACCTGCGCCGGGCGAACGGCGCCAAGCTCAATCGGCACCAGGTCACCCTGGTCAACCTGCAGCCGAGTACCGATTACTCCATCGGCATCGCCTCCACCGACCTGAGCGGCAACACGGTCGTTGCCCGGGCCGAAAGGGAGATCGTCTTCCTCGCGGCCGACACGGGCGGCAGCGGCAGCGACGCCGGGGCCGGCTTCACCGTGCCGCTGGGGGTCACCACCAACCCCGACCCCGATACGGCCGTGCCGGTCATCACCGAGGGGCCGGCGGTGATCGCTGTCACCGACAGCACCGCCACCCTTCGCTGGGTGACCGACGAGATCGCCGACAGCCGGGTGAGTTACGGTCTGCAGGGTGGATCCCTGAGTCTCTTTGCCGGCGACATCGCCCAGGTGACCGAGCATGTCGTGGTGCTGACCAACCTCGCCCCGGCGACCGCCTACAGCTTCCAGGCGGCCTCGGTCGACCCGAGCGGCAACGGGCCGACCGCCAGCGCGACCGTGAGCTTCACCACCGATGCCGCGCCCGACACGGCAGGGCCGGCCTTCACCACGGCGCCCTACGCCGCCGAGGTCTTCGAAACCAGCGCCCGGATCGCGTGGGATACCGACGAACCGGCCACCACCCAGGTGAAGTTCGGCACCAGCGATACGGCCCTGGACAGCGTCCGGACCCTGCCGGGTCTTTCCACCGGTCACGCCCTCACCCTGACCAACCTCTCGCCCTCGACCACCTACTATCTGCAGGCGGTCTCCATGGACGGGTCGGGGAACGTCTCGGAGAGCGTCGTGGCCACCTTCTCGACCCTGGAGCTGGCGGTGGACGATACGGCCCCGGACGGCTCGATCAGCATTAACTGGGGCGATGAGGCGACGAGCAGCACCGCCGTCGATCTCGTCCTCCTCGCCTCCGATGACAGCGGGGGGGCCATCGACATGCGCTTCAGCAACGACGGCTCAACATGGAGCGCCTGGCAGGCCTACGCCGCCGGCAAATCGTGGACCCTCTCGGCGGGCCTCGGCACCAAGACCGTCTATGCCCAGTTCCGCGACGGGGCGGGCAACATCGCCACCTGCAACGACACCATCCGCCTGGATAGCGTCTCGGGTGGCAGCGTTACCCCCGGCTCCGGAGTGACCGTCACCCCGACCCCGGATGTCCGGCTTACCTTCGAGACCGTGACCGCCGGAGGCGAGGTTACCGTCACCACCGGCGGCGAGCCGGACGGACCCGCCAACTTCCGCATCCTGCCCGGCTCCTCCTGCGACGTCACCACCGCCGCCGGCTACTCCGGGACGATCACGGTCTGCCTCGGCTACGACGAGGCCGAGCTGGCCGATCCCGGCAACGAGTCGAGCCTGGCCCTCTTCCACTACAGCGGCGGCAGTTGGACCGACATCACCACCTCGGTCGACACGGTTAACGACCGGGTCTGCGGGGAAACCGCCTCCCTGTCGCCCTTCCTGATCGGGGAGCCGACGGAGACCTCCCCGGGCGGGTCGACAGGATCCGGAGGGGAGAGCGTCGCCGCCGACCCGACGCGGGTGCCGGTGATGGGCGGCGCCTGGCTGCTCCTCGGCATCGGGGCGGGCATGGGGCTGCTGTGCCGGCGGCGCAGGGATGAGTAGATATCGATGTGACGGAAAGGGAATGTGGCTGAAAAAAGGAAAGGGCCTGCCGGATGGCGGGCCCTTTCACTTTTCGGAGAGTCGCTGGTGGGGGGAGAGGCTTAGTTGGCGTCCGTCTCCGCCGCCAGTTCCAGTTTGCCCGTGATGTTGTTGTTCAGCCAGCTGCCGTCCCACCACTCTACCGGGCTGACTGGAAGCCCGGCGAGGATCACCCCGTAGTGCAGGTGGTCGCCGCCGGCCATGCCGGTGGCGCCGGTGCGGCCGAGGGTCTGGCCCCGGGTGACCGCGTCGCCTTCGTTGACCTCGACCGAGCTCAGGTGGCCGTAGAGGGTCTGCAGTCCGAGGCCGTGGTCGATGATGACGCACAGCCCGTAGATGCCGAGGTAGTCGGCGAAGACCACGTTGCCCCCGTTGGCCGCGGGCACCTGGGCCTGGGCGGTGGAGGCCAGGTCGATGCCGAGGTGGGTCTGGCGGTCGACCTTCTTCCCCTTGTGAAGGTACGCGCGGTTGTCGCCGAACAGGGCCAGGGTGGCGGCGTTGGGCTGGCGCAGGAAGGGCCCGTCCCACAGGGGCCGGGGGGCCGTCCGGGCGGCGAACCCGGCGAGGGCGGCCCGGTTCTGCACCCGCAGGTCGCGGTTGACCTTGAGGAAGATCTCCAGTGGCTCCTGGAGGTCGGGGGCCAGCTCCTCGAACTCGGGGGTCTTGGTCTCCAGGAAGTTGTCGCTGATGTTGATCTGGCGCTGGCGGAAGGTCTTCCTGTTGGTGTGGTAGTAGAACCCGGCCCTGCGCTCGTTGCCGGCCCGGTCCACGGCGACCACCTTGGGCAGGAATTCCCCCTGCTTCATGTTGTGGGGAAAGGCGAACAGGGAGACGTAGCGCCCCGACTCCTGCCGGTGACCCGGGAAGAAGAGCTCTCCCACCGTCACCCCGGTCTTCTCGACCTCCTCGTTGAGGGTGTAGACGACCAGGCCCGATCCGCCCTGGGTGAAGTTGTGGGCGTTGGAGACGACCGAGATGACCGGAGCCCGGCGGTCCAGGTCGAAGGTGAAGCTCTGTTCGGCCCGGTTGCCCGCCCCGAAATGGTAGGCGGAGCCGTCGGAGGCGACCACGCGGAGTTCGACCGGGCCGTCCTTGAGGCCCTTCTTGTCGAGGGCGAATTCGAGCTTCTGGGGGGTCTTTTCCCCGGCAAAGGCCTGGCTGGCCAGGGGAAAGGTCGTCTCTCCCTGGACCGCTCTCACCTCCACGCTCTTCAGGCCGGCACCGGCGTCATGGACGGTGAGCTGGATGGCGGTCTTGGCCGAGATCGGGCCGGGCTTCGGGCTCAGGGAAAGCTGGGGGGCGTCGGTGTCCTGGAAGTAAAAGATGGCGAGGGTGACCAGGACGACGGCCACCAGGATGGCGAGGATGCCTCTGAGTTTCAATGTCTTCTCCGCTGCGGGCAGGGTGGGAAAGAAAAAATGAAGGCCTCCACCTTCGGCCTTCGTCCTATTTCTAACACGAAACCCTTCTGCAGGCAACGCCCCCGGGGGAGAGGGGCGAAAGGGCCGGGCGAGGCCGGCGGAACTTGACATTTGAGCTGTTCTCGGCCAATCTGCCGCCATGGAATGGCAAGGTTTTTTCGGACTGTTGGTGCTGGTCGGCCTGGCCTGGATGATCAGCGAGGACCGGCGCCGCGTGTGCTGGAAGCCGGTGGCGGCGGGGCTGCTGCTGCAGTTCCTG is a genomic window of Desulfuromonas sp. containing:
- a CDS encoding fibronectin type III domain-containing protein; translation: MQNIILSMTDTQVPIIFSGPTVSAITDKSVVVEWQTDETATGGVKYGLADPPGTAVNETGSSTTHSLVLNGLTPDRTYYLSVFATDAAGNGPTESGVISFRTEPTPDTTAPVILEGPTVTSITHNSAVVEWTTDEPTSGVLHYGTTTEVDQTVTDPTLSTSHRVTVADLAPETLHYLKIAATDEPGNGPTESALVSFETVAEPDTAAPVIVEGPMAINISDTEATIVWTTDEPATSGVSYNDGIAYGVASDDTLVTEHVVHLTGLDPTTLYTFTVSSKDGFNNGPTLSAPRTFTTLATPDTLAPVIIEGPLVVNTTHQSAVIRWVTDEQADGVIEYGTTDALGATLGRTALVRQHNIPIVNLPADTLFYFRVLSRDAAGNGPAASTIYTFRTEREPDTKKQQVTRGPEIIHKTDRSLTVFWETDEPADTVVNYGQGSDTNLRRANGAKLNRHQVTLVNLQPSTDYSIGIASTDLSGNTVVARAEREIVFLAADTGGSGSDAGAGFTVPLGVTTNPDPDTAVPVITEGPAVIAVTDSTATLRWVTDEIADSRVSYGLQGGSLSLFAGDIAQVTEHVVVLTNLAPATAYSFQAASVDPSGNGPTASATVSFTTDAAPDTAGPAFTTAPYAAEVFETSARIAWDTDEPATTQVKFGTSDTALDSVRTLPGLSTGHALTLTNLSPSTTYYLQAVSMDGSGNVSESVVATFSTLELAVDDTAPDGSISINWGDEATSSTAVDLVLLASDDSGGAIDMRFSNDGSTWSAWQAYAAGKSWTLSAGLGTKTVYAQFRDGAGNIATCNDTIRLDSVSGGSVTPGSGVTVTPTPDVRLTFETVTAGGEVTVTTGGEPDGPANFRILPGSSCDVTTAAGYSGTITVCLGYDEAELADPGNESSLALFHYSGGSWTDITTSVDTVNDRVCGETASLSPFLIGEPTETSPGGSTGSGGESVAADPTRVPVMGGAWLLLGIGAGMGLLCRRRRDE
- a CDS encoding ATP-binding protein — protein: MDNPINFWLDIIAQFSGGRGEAGNNLVPFGLAAALWGALLVLAWFKNRRAVAPRERLLIWGFGLGFAREVLMLVGNLLHMGEVDHQSVHLFFPPLKHAFSLAAETVVAVAFVQYLLNAAALGRRLLLGGLALVGACFATTFLWWGRVAVALPDLRFAKTWCDWSFHLVGCAVLMVAFFYLVRSRGWVRNMVLLALGFFFLEDFLKIFDLATGMVSHSTLMPVRNSLHLLAIPLLGYVYVKEMVLERELLSTTVEQAVEGIIIIGPERKIEYANAAVERLTGFSREEIVGQGVGFLRSGKQNEISCEDIWDTLRRGEPWRGRVINRRKDGGSFEGERTIFPVRNPKGEIVNYVALIRDMSNEMRMERQLGRAQRLEAIGTLAGGIAHDFNNILSPIMGYTELTLESLPPDSPAREHLNQVLAATGRARDLVKQILASSRSSSQPRQPVQIAPIVKETLKLLRASLPTTIDIEQRLEAGRDVVLADPTQIHQVMLNLATNGAQAMGTREGTLRVGLSEERVAAGAARHHDLEEGAYLRLTVSDTGCGMTAEVEERIFEPFFTTKDVDQGTGLGLTVVQGIVKSHGGAILIDSEPGRGTTFEVYFPQLFGEAVAAAEEKASAFAGGEHILFVDDERSIADLGNQGLKRLGYRVSATTSGPEALELFRERPDDFDLVITDQTMPQMTGTVLAGHLVGIRPDIPIILCTGYSPGLTPEAVAALGIREMVNKPLTAREYGEAIRRVLVGASA
- a CDS encoding carboxypeptidase-like regulatory domain-containing protein — its product is MRKGLLLVLVLMVVFGMPGACLALGGKVSYPDGSPAVGATVTLSSGEEERSVTVTCDAQGRFDIGAAAPADAYVRISAPDGKDYVGASLPAALFEGNGLAVVLQPRK
- a CDS encoding M23 family metallopeptidase, whose translation is MKLRGILAILVAVVLVTLAIFYFQDTDAPQLSLSPKPGPISAKTAIQLTVHDAGAGLKSVEVRAVQGETTFPLASQAFAGEKTPQKLEFALDKKGLKDGPVELRVVASDGSAYHFGAGNRAEQSFTFDLDRRAPVISVVSNAHNFTQGGSGLVVYTLNEEVEKTGVTVGELFFPGHRQESGRYVSLFAFPHNMKQGEFLPKVVAVDRAGNERRAGFYYHTNRKTFRQRQINISDNFLETKTPEFEELAPDLQEPLEIFLKVNRDLRVQNRAALAGFAARTAPRPLWDGPFLRQPNAATLALFGDNRAYLHKGKKVDRQTHLGIDLASTAQAQVPAANGGNVVFADYLGIYGLCVIIDHGLGLQTLYGHLSSVEVNEGDAVTRGQTLGRTGATGMAGGDHLHYGVILAGLPVSPVEWWDGSWLNNNITGKLELAAETDAN